From Alloacidobacterium dinghuense:
AAGTACGGACCGGACGAGGGGGAGCGGTGGAGATTCCCAGTCGCCCGATCCGTTGGACCCTGAACCGGGTCATAGGTGATAGTTCAAGTCTACGCCGGGACGGGGTCGAGTCAAGCGGTTTTCTGCAGAAAATCGGCCGGGTGTGATACATCTAGAGGGGAAGTGTCCTCCCCTGCGTTGACACTATATTTTTCACTCTGTTACAACCTATAGGTTCCGCAATACCTTCCATATCCAGACTTCCAAGGGCTTAAAGGGCAGCTAAAAGCGCGCCAGAGCGAGTCGCAAGGCGTTGGGAAAAGGTGTGGATAGGGCGGCGGTACGGAGAAAATCAGACTGCCTGAAGGTGAATTTCGAGGTGTTTTCGGACTCGCCTGAGGGTGGTTTCAAGAACCGGCAAAAGGCATGGATGTAATTCTGAAACAACTCGGCGATCTGGTGCTTGGCTCGATTCCGACGATGATCCTTTTCATCGTCCTGGTGCTGGCCTACCGGTTTGTGCTCTTTGGCCCGCTTACGCGTACGCTGGCGGAGCGCCGTGACCGCACGCAGGGGGCGGTCGAACGAGCCGCCGCTGCCATCGCTGCCGCAGATGCGAAATCGCAGGAATATGAAGCCAAGCTGCGGGCGGCGCGCGCGGAGATCTTTCGCCACCGCGAGCAGCTTATTCACCAATGGAATGCCGAGCGCGAGAGGGCACTGGCTTCCGCCCGGCTGGCTGCGCAAGAGCGGGTCCGCTCCGCTGAAAGCGCATTGAAAGCGCAGGCTGCTGAGGCGCATAAGCAGATTGAGGGCTCGACTGAGCAACTCGCCTCGCAAATTCTTCAGGCCATACTTCCGGCAGGCATGGCTCCTGTGGAGAGTGCCCTTTGACGCGTAGCTTGAAGATCAGGTTTGTAACATTCATGGCCGCCCTGGCGCTGCTGGCCGGAGCCGCTCCGCGTGCCTTCAGCCAGGAGCAGCCGGCGCATGCCCCGAACGTTGACTCCCGGTATGAGCACATGGATGCGCCGGAGACCCATGCTCAGGAAGAGCAGTATCGGCATTCGAAGTCGGTGCAGTTTATCGCCAAGGTAATGCATACGGACACGGAAACCGCGGCGAAGATTTTTGAAGATCTCAATTCGGCGATCATCTGGATTGGAGTCATCTGGCTTCTGGTGAAGGTGCTGCCCAAGGCTTTCCGTGCGCGGTCGGAGAAAATTCAGAAAGAACTTGTTGACGCCCACTCGGCGACCGAAGAGGCTAAGAGACGGCTGAGCGCGGTTGAAGCTCGACTGGCCCGGCTGGATTCCGAGATCGAGGCCATTCGCAAGCAGGCCGAACATGACAGCGCCGAGGACGAGAAGCGCATCAAGGCGTCGCTTGAAGAGGAGCGCAAGCGCATTGTCGAGTCTGCCGAACAGGAGATTGAGGCCTTCGGATCAGCGGCGCAACGGGAGCTGAAGCGATTTGCTGCCGAACTGGCGGTGGACCGGGCCTTGCAGCGGATTCATCTGGGCGCAGATGCTGATCGCATTCTGGTGCAGGAATTCACCGCTGATCTGGCCGGCACCCAGACGAAGGGGGGGCAGAACTGATGGCCGCAATTGCCGGTCCTTATGCCCGCGCCTTTGCCGATGTTGTGTTTGAGGCTCATCTGAACGCGCGCGACGTTCAGAAGCAGCTGGATGATTTTGTTGCGGCGTGGCGCGAGAGCGCCGATCTACGCGAGGTCTTTCTTGACCCCTCATTTCCGGCGGACCAGAAGGTTTCGATTCTGGACAAGCTGAACACGCGTCTGGGGTTGTCGGCGCAGGTGCGGAATTTTATCGCGGTGCTGATTCAGCACGATCGGTTGAATATGCTCGATGAAGTTCTGACCGAATACCGCCGGGAAGTGAATCAGCGCCTGGGTATCTCTGAAGTGCACGTAACCAGTGCGCGTCTGCTAGAAGCAGATGAGCGGCGGGGTATTGAACAAAAGGTGGCGAAAATGACGGGCACCCAGGTGCAGGCCACCTTTCACGAAGATAAATCGCTGCTTGGAGGCGTGGTGGTCCGCGTGGACAGCACTGTCTATGACGGGTCCGTCAAGGGACGGCTGGACCGTCTGAAAGCGCAGCTTGCCAGCTAGGTTGCGAAGGTCTAAACAAGATTCCGTTGGGAAAGTGAAGTATGGCTCAGATTAAAGCAGACGAAATTACGCAGCTCCTTAAAGAGCAGATTCAGAATTACGACTCGAAGATCCGCGTGGATGAGGTGGGCACGATCATTGCCCTGGGCGATGGTATTGCCCGCATTCACGGCCTCGACAAGGTCATGTATGGCGAGATGCTCGAGTTTCCCCACGATGTGGCCGGGCTCGCTATGAACCTGGAAGAGGAGCAGGTGGGCGCCATTCTGATGGGCGAATACACCAAGCTCAGCGAGGGCGACCAGGTAAAGCGCACCGGCAAGATTCTGAGTGTGCCTGTTGGCGAGGCCGTGGTTGGCCGCGTGGTCGACGCCCTGGGCCAGCCCATCGACGACAAGGGACCGATCCACTCATCCGAATTCCTGCCCGTGGAACGACTTGCTCCAGGTGTCGTCGACCGCCAGTCGGTGCGCGAGCCAATGATGACCGGTCTCAAGGCGGTCGACAGCATGATTCCAATTGGCCGCGGACAGCGCGAACTGATCATTGGGGACCGCCAGACGGGAAAGACGGCGATTGCGCTCGACACGATCATCAATAACGCGAAGAACGACCTGATCTGCATCTACTGCGCGATTGGGCAGAAGCGCTCCTCGGTCGCTTCGGTAGTGCAGACGCTGACCGAAAACGGCGCGATGGATTACACCGTCGTCGTTGCGGCGACCGCCTCTGAGCCTGCGCCGATGCTCTATCTTGCGCCCTATGCCGCCACGTCAATCGGTGAGTACTTCCGTGACAAGGGCAAGCATGCGCTGGTGATCTACGACGATCTTTCCAAGCACGCCGTGGCGTACCGCGAAATTTCGCTGCTGCTGCGCCGTCCGCCGGGCCGCGAAGCGTATCCGGGTGACGTGTTCTATCTCCACTCGCGCATGCTGGAGCGCTCGTCTAAGCTGAGCAAGGAAAAGGGCGGAGGCTCGCTGACAGCTCTGCCGATTATTGAAACGCAGGCGGGTGACGTTTCGGCCTACATTCCGACCAACGTGATTTCGATCACGGACGGGCAGATCTTCCTTGAAACCGATCTGTTCAACTCGGGCATCCGTCCGGCGGTCAACGTCGGGCTTTCGGTGTCGCGCGTCGGATTCTCGGCGGCCATGAAGGCGATCAAGCAGGTTGGCGCGACGCTGAAGCTTGACTTGGCACAGTATCGCGAACTCGCAGCGTTCTCACAGTTCGGCAGCGATCTGGACAAGGTTACGCAGAATCAGCTCAACCGCGGTCAGCGCCTTACTGAACTGCTGAAACAGCCGCAGTTCGAGCCGCTGACGGCGGAGCATCAGGTCGCGATTCTGTTTGCCGGAACGCAGGGCCTGCTCGATGACGTCAAGGTGCAGGATATTCGGGCGTTTGAGGACGGATTCCATAAGTATCTGGATTCGACGCAGGCGGCGCTGCTTAAGGACATCGGCGAGAAGAAGTCGCTGGACGATGATTTGCGGAGCCGCCTGAAGGATGCGATTAACGAGTACAAGCAGAACTTCTTCGCGGAACACCAGGATTCCCAGGTTGCGGCAGCGGCAAAGAAGGAGCCCGATCAGGCGAAGTCATCGGATATGAAGAAGGAATCGGGAAACTCAAAAGGCGCTTCTGCGAAACCATCATCGGAACAGGCGGAGCCTGTGGCGGCCAGGAAATAAGCACAAGCAGGAAGAATGGCAAACGTTCTCGACTTAAGAAGGCGCATTCGCAGTATCAAGAACACGCGCCAGATTACCAAGGCCATGAAGATGGTGGCCGCAGCCAAGCTGCGCCGGGCGCAGGAGCGCGCGTTTGCGTCGCGACCATACGTAACGATGATGGCGAGCGTGCTGCAGTCGCTCAAGCGTCGCATTGAGATTTATGACCCCGAAACCGGCGAAGTGCGGCATCCGCTGCTGCTCACGCGTCCGGAAAAGAATGTGTTGTTGCTGGTGATATCCGGTGAAGGCGGATTTGCCGGGGCATTCAACGCGAACATCATCAAGGCGGCCACGAACTTTATTGCAGCGCATCCGGATGAGCACATCGATATTGAAGCGATTGGCCGCAAGGGGCGCGACATCCTGAGGCGGCGGTATCCTGCGGCGCAGTATCTGGATGCCCAAAAGCAAACGGAAGAAGATCGCCTGTCTCGCGGTGAGCGCAAGAGTGGCGGCGCAATTGAGATAATGGATGACCATTATCGCAATATCCTGCACAAGATTACGTTTGATGAAGTACGCGAACTTGGCCGGGAGATCGTTACACTCTACAGCCGGGAAAAGATCGACGCTGTCTATGTGGTCTACAACGAATTCAAGTCGGTGATCCAGCAGCGCGTTGTCGTGGAACGGATTCTTCCCATCGTTGAGATCGGAAAACAACAGGTTGCTGCCGCCGAAGAGATGACGCGAGAAGAGCGCGAGCGCGCAGCCCAAGCTGCAGCGTCGGCCGGGATCAGTCCAGGTTCGGAAGAGGCGAGTGCCGCAGCCAAGGAGGCTGAGGAAGAGGCGCAGCGTTTTGGCACGGCGGATATCGACTACATCTACGAGCAGGACCCGAAAGATCTATTCAACGCGATTCTGCCACGGTATATCGGCACTCTGCTGTATCACGCGATGATCGAGTCAGTAGCGGCGGAATTTGCTGCGCGTATGACAGCGATGGATTCGGCGACAAACAACGCGTCGGACCTGATTGACCACTACACGCTTTTGATGAATCGCGTTCGGCAGGCGGCGATTACCAAGGAACTAATCGAAATTGTGAGCGGCGCAGCCGCACTGTAGAGAGAAAGAATTTTATGGCAGAGAACATTGGCAAAGTCATCAAGATCGCGGGGCCAGCGGTCGACGTACAGTTTGAAGAGGCGAAGATGCCTCCGATTTATCAGGCATTGCGCGTCGTGAGCGACGGCTTTACCGTGCCGAACCCCATCAACGTCATTTTGGAAGTGCAGCAGCACCTGGGCGAAGGCCGCGTGCGCTGCGTTGCCATGCAGGCGACTGAAGGGATGGTGCGTGGTATGAACGCCATCGACCTCGGTGGCCCCATCACCGTTCCCGTGGGCCACGAGACGTTGGGACGCGTGCTGAACGTGATCGGCGAGCCGGTCGACGAACTTGGTCCGGTAAACGCGAAGGTCCACATGCCGATTCACCGTCCCGCTCCTGCCTTCGATGAGCAATCGACGCACGAAGAGATGTTTGAGACCGGAGTGAAGGTTATCGACCTCATCCAGCCCTTTTTGAAGGGCGGCAAGATTGGCCTCTTCGGGGGCGCTGGTGTGGGCAAGACGGTCATCATTCAGGAGTTGATCAACAACGTTGCGCTCAAGCACGGCGGCTTCTCGGTCTTTGCCGGGGTGGGCGAGCGTACCCGTGAAGGAAATGATCTTTGGATTGAGTTCCAGGAAGCGGGCGTTATCGACCTGAAGGACTTCAAGAAGTCGAAGGCTGCGCTGATCTATGGTCAGATGACCGAGCCGCCAGGTGCGCGTCTGCGTGTGGCGCTGACCGGACTCACCGTCGCTGAATACTTCCGCGACCATGAAGGCGCAGACACGCTGCTCTTCATCGACAACATTTTCCGCTTTACGCAGGCGGGTTCTGAAGTATCGACGCTACTGGGGCGCATGCCTTCGGCTGTCGGTTACCAGCCGAATCTCTCGACCGAGATGGGCGAGTTGCAGGAGCGCATTACATCGACCAAGAAGGGCTCGGTCACGTCGGTACAGGCTGTGTACGTTCCGGCTGACGATCTTACCGATCCGGCTCCGGCGACAACCTTTGCTCACCTCGACGCGACGACGGTTCTTTCGAGGCCTCTGTCTGAACTGGGCATTTATCCTGCTGTCGATCCACTGGCTTCGACCTCGCGTATTCTTTCGCCGCGTATCGTCGGGCAGGAGCACTACGACGTGGCGCAGGGCGTGAAGCGGATTCTGCAGCGTTACAAGGACTTGCAGGACATCATCGCGATTCTAGGTATCGACGAGCTTTCAGAAGAAGACAAGCTTACCGTGCAGCGCGCGCGCAAGATTCAACGCTTCCTCTCGCAGCCGTTCCATGTTGCGGAGCAGTTCACCGGTATTCCGGGCGCCTACGTCAAGATCGAAGACACAGTGCGCAGCTTCAAGGAAGTGCTCGACGGCAAGCATGACAGCATTCCCGAACAGGCCTTTTACCTGAAGGGCTCGATTGAGCAAGTGCTCGAAGCGGCTGAGAAGATGAAGGCGACTGCGTAGACTATGCCAGATCAACTGCAAGTACGGTTGGTGACTCCGGAGCGCATCCTTGTCGATTCGACGGCAGATGCGGTTGAGTTGCCAGCGCCTAACGGATACATTGAGGTGCTCTTCGGGCACACGCCGTTGCTCTCTGAACTCGGTGCTGGCGAGGTGCGACTGCACGGCGGTCATGCAGGTGAGCAACGATACAACGTGAATTGGGGATTCGTTGAGGTGCTTCCCGAGCGTGTAACGATTCTCGCCGAGAGCGCGTTGAAGCCGGAAGAGATCGATACCGGGCGGGCCCAAGAGCAGCTCGAACGCGGTCAGAAATTATGGAGCGAAGCGGGCGAGGATGCCGAGAAGTATGATGAGGCGAATCACGTGATTGCCGAGGCGGAATCGAAACTGGCGAGTGCCGCGTCGAAATCGTAACCCGCGTTTACCATTACAAGGCTGGCCATTGCGCCGGCCTTTATTTTTGCGGCGAACCGAACCGGATGCGAAGTGTTGCCAGAGCCGTGTATTGTGTTGGATTACATTGTGAAGCAAATTCGTAGGGGCCGGGGACCGCAGCATGCCTCAAGAACAGATGCTTATGGAAGCTGCAGCGCTGACGGATGTTGGACGTATTCGTTCCGGAAATGAAGATAGTTATGGGCTTTGCTACGAGGCCGGCTTTTTTGTAGTGTGCGATGGCATGGGCGGGGCCGCCGCGGGAGAAGTGGCGAGCCAGGTGACGGTGGCGGCCGTAATGGAGAAAGTCTGCGCTGAAACAGTCAGCGATCCGCGGCAGGCGCTCGAGACTGCGATTGCAGAATCCAACCGTCAGGTCTTTTCGCGTGCCGAACGCGAGTCCTCCTTGCATGGAATGGGCACGACCCTTGTGGCGCTACTGGTGCGCGAGGGCTGTGTGTGGATTGCCCACGTTGGAGACAGCCGTTGTTATCGGCTTCGCGCGGGCGCGTTGGAGCGTATGACGCAGGATCATTCCCTTGTCGATGAGCAGATACGCCTGGGACAGATGACGCCTGAGGAGGCGGAAGTGTCACCGTTTCGCAACGTGATTACGCGGGCGATCGGGACGCGTGAGCACGTGACGCCGGATATTCAGGAAGTGGCCACCGAGCATGGTGATCTCTTTCTGCTGTGTTCGGACGGATTGACGAAAGAAGTTCCCGAACCGCGAATGGCCGAACTTCTTTGTGGAGATATTTCCGACTTGCAGGCGCTGTGCCAGGCGCTGATTCAAGATGCGAATGACTCGGGTGGAAGCGACAACATCACTGCGATTCTAGTGAGGATTTCTTAGTCAGCTAACCGCAGTCATTCCGGAGCGGCGAGTGAATTGCCTTTCACTGATACACTCAATTGTTTTGAGGTGAACGGATGAGTGAGATCAAGGTGGTCGGCGTGCTTGGCGCGGGAACCATGGGGAACGGCATTGCGCACGTGTTTGCGCGCGGCGGATTTGATGTGCGGTTGTGTGAGGTGGAACAGCGACTTCTCGATCGCGGCATTGAGACCATCCGGAAGAATCTTGATCGCGAAGCGGCTAAAGGAAAGATCACGGCAGATGAAGTTGCTGCTTCGTTAAAGAGGATTCAGGGGACCCTTGATCGGCAGTCGCTCGCGGCTTGCGATTTTGTTGTTGAGGCTGCCACTGAGAAGTTTGAAATCAAGAGCCAGCTTTTTGCGGAACTGGATTCGATTCTGCCCAAGGACGTCATCCTGGCGTCAAACACATCATCAATTTCTATCACCAAGCTCGCCGCACAGACCGAGCGGCCAGAGCAGATTATCGGCATGCACTTTTTCAATCCGGTGCCGGTGATGAAGTTGGTCGAAGTGATTCGCGGCCTCCAGACTTCTCAGGCGACCTATGACACGGTGAAGGCGCTGGCCGAAAAGCTTGACAAGACTCCCGTCGAGGTCAACGATGCCCCCGGCTTTGTTTCAAATCGTGTGCTGATGCCGCTGCTCAACGAGGCAATGTATGCGGTGATGGAGGGCGTCGCTACGCCGGAGGCCGTGGATGAGGTCTTCAAGCTGGGGATGGCGCATCCCATGGGACCGCTGACGTTGGCGGATTTTATCGGGCTCGATGTCTGTCTCGACATCATGCGCGTGTTACACGACGGGCTCGGCGATCCGAAATACAGGCCGTGCCCGCTCCTGATTCGCATGGTGGACGCGGGTTGGCTGGGGCGCAAGAGCGGCCGCGGCTTCTATCAGTACGAGTAATCCCTAGGTGCCATAGCCACGGTGTTCCAGCGAGCGGAGTTTTTCGCTGGTCGGCCACGAGATGGTGAGCAAAAACGCTGACCCCTCGAGCGATTCGATATCATGCTTGATGGACGGGGCAAGCGTGAAGAGGCCGGCGGTGTTCAACTGGCGCGCCTGTCCTTGCACGTTGACGCGGATGGCGCCCTTGAGCACGTGAATGGAAATGGTGCCGTCAGTGTGATGTTCTTTCATGCGGGCGCCGCGTTCCATAGTGATGAGAACGGTGCGGAAGTCGGCTCGCTTGTCGAGTGTTTTCGCGTAGAGGCCCGATTGCCAGGGCTTTTTCTTTTCCGAATCGGCAATCTCGCTCAATAAATCGAACTGCGCGGAGTCGCCCGGCGCGGTGGTCTCTTTGATCGTGTCTGTTGTCATACAGCGAGTCTCCTTCCTTGCGAATTGGCGCAGCCAGAGTAGCGCATTTCTTCGTTGGTTGCGAGGCCCTGACCAAACACAAGTACGATGAAAACAATGGATGCGTTGAGCACGCGTGCTGTTGCCGCTGCGACGACCGTTGCGCGGAAACTCGGACTCAGGTGTAACGACGAACCAGAGCTGCTCGCCGACGGCAGCAATGTTCTGGTGCATTTGCGGCCTTCGCCCGTAGTTGCGCGGGTGGCCACGACTACGGGGCTGGTTCGTAAACCGGCACAGGATTGGTTGGCGCTTGATCTAGATCTTGCCGGTTTCCTTGCTGGCCGGAATTTTCCCGTGGTCGCGCCAAGCACTGAGGTCCCTTCAGGGCCGCATATCTCGGACGATCTCGCGCTTACCTTCTGGGAATATGTCGAACATGATCGCGGCTATGTGTCAAATGCGCTGGAAACGGGTGCGTTCTTGCGGGAACTACATGCAGAATTGCGCGGTTTTCGCGGCAATCTGAGGCATTTAAGCCCGTTCACCGAGATTCCGCAGTGGCTTGATGAAGTAGAAGAGTGGGGGGCGGTCGCAGCAGCCGATCTGGCGATGCTGCGACGGGGATATGCAGCGATTTTGGTACGGATTGACGCCTTGGCGTTGCCAGAGCAAGCGCTGCACGGCGATGCTCACAAGAAAAACGTGCTCAAGACAAGCCGAGGATTGGTGTGGACAGATTTTGAAGATGCGTGCCGTGGACCAATTGCATGGGACGTGGCGTGCTTTGTTCGCACTTCGGGTGAAGAGAGAAAGAATGCGCTGGCGAGCTACGACGTGGTGATTGAGCCGGAACATCTGGAGCCGTTCTTTGAAGCCCGTGACCTTCAGGGGGCGGTATGGGGCGCGATTCTTTCGACGCGATTTGCTGACCGGCGGGCGCGGGCAGAGGAGTGGATGGCCGTTTGTCGAGAGCGGTACGCATCGACTTCTGATTGAGGTTGGATGCCAATGAATGCGCTCACGAAGCATCGTCCGCGCCTCATCAGTATTGATGCGCTTCGCGGACTCGTGATGGTGGTGATGGCTCTTGATCATGTCCGTGATTTTGTTCATAGCAGCGCGAGGTCGTTCTCGCCGACAGATCTGACGAGGACTATTCCTGTGTTGTTCCTTACGCGCTGGATTACGCGGTCGGCGTTCTCATCCATTTTCAATCCGCTGCCTTCGATGGGTGGGCCAGCGCAACTCTTCCCGGCAAACTTCGGGTACAGTTTGTGGGTGGTCTATCTGGCCTGGGACTTCGTAGTCGTGTTGTTGTATCCGCTGTGCCTGTGGTTTGCCGGAGTCAAGGAGACACGGCATGACTGGCGGCTGAGCTATCTCTAGCTTTGGCGGGTGGATTTACTCCCCAGTTTGGACGCGGTGTAGTCAAGGCAGGTTCCTGCGTTAGTTTCTGACGCGTCTTCCACACGCGGTGGGCGTATCCTGAAGGGTATGGTTCGAATGACGGTGCTGGCCAGCGGGTCGAAGGGCAACAGCACCGTTGTCTCCAACACGCGCACGCGGATTCTGGTAGATGCGGGCATGTCCTGCCGCGAGATTTTCAAGCGCATGCGCTCGGTGGGCGAAGATCCGGAGACGCTGGACGCGATTCTCATCACGCACGAGCATCAAGACCATGTGCAGGGCTTGCAGGTGACGGCGCGCAAGCTGGGGATTCCTGTTTATTTCACAGAGGCGACACATCGAGCGTGGATGCGCTGGATGACTCCACGCAAGCGTCTGACTTATGCCGAATGGCTGGCACAGCGGCAGCAGGAGGCAGCGCAGAAGAAAGCAGAAGCGGAGAAGAGCGGGTCAGAACCGGATGCTGAAGCGGAGGACCCCTTTTATCGCGAGGCAGAGTTGGCCGAATGTGCTGCAGAGGAAGAAGAGGAACGAAAGGCCGACGACAAGGTCGAGGGTGATCCCTGTGCTTTGCCAGGGGTGGAATATTTTCGGGCTGGTACCCACTTTTCAATTGGCGATATCGCGATCAGCGCCTTTACGATTCCGCATGATGCTGTGGATCCAGTGGGATTTGTCTTCCAGACTGAGAGCATTCGCATTGGGCTGGCCACCGATCTTGGGTACATGCCTCCGAACGTCAGTCTGCAGCTTCGCGGATGCGATGTGCTCATGCTGGAGTCGAATCATGATTTAGAGATGCTGCGGGATGGACCGTATCCCTGGTCGGTGAAGCAGCGGGTCATGTCGCGTGTGGGGCATCTGTCGAATGATGCCGCCGCAAAATTTCTTGAGACGCATTATGACGGACAAGCGTCTTATGTTGTTCTGGCGCATCTATCAGAGAGCAATAACCTGCCCGAACTAGCCCGGGTGGCTGCAGAGTATGCTTTGCGCGACCGTATGAGCTTGTTGGGAAACAGGTTAGTGCTGGCGGAACAACGAACGGCAACAGAGTCTATTGTGTTGTAACGAGACTCGTTTATACTTTAGTAAGATTCCCTGGCCGCTCCGGGATGCAGTCACTTCGGGCCGAATGGGCCCGCTTAGGAAGACTGTTACCTAAGCTAGAACGTTAGGGCGGAGAACGGATTCACATGACCCCTTGTACCGATCAAGTCATCGGAGACATACTCTCAAGTTGGAGATATGACATTTCCGGAATTTCCCCGGAGATGCGCGTCGATTACGAACAACATTTTGTGGAATGCCAGCACTGCCACTCGCGCCAGCGTCTGCATCGTACTGTCGATGTCACGCTGATTGGGCTGGCCACGATCTCAATGCTGGCCTTTCTGCTCGCATTGTCGGTGATTCACCGCGTAGAGCCACTGCGCAACTGGGCGGTGATGAACCTGCATCTGCACCAGATCGACGTAGTGCTTACGCTGCAGGCTGCTGCTGTCGTGGGACTACTGATATCGGCGCTGGCGTGGGTTCTTGTCGCCATTGCGACCCCTGCTCCGGTGTATATTACCGGGGTAGCGATGGCGCAGGCGCGCGAATTGCAGAATCGTTTGCCCAGAAAAGCTGCCTGATTTTTCGGATCGGTATGAGTAAGCCCTCGCATCGGCGAGGGCTTTTGTCTTTGGGGAGGGTACTTAAATGGCGCGGATCATACGAGCGGGCAGGAAGATGATTGCGGCTACCAGTTCGAGTACGCCATGCACGGCGATTCCGACAATCCTGAAGGGTAACAGCAGCAGCCAGACGATCGGATAGACGATGAGAGCAAGCAGCGCCAGGGGCCAGCAAAAGAAGAAGAGAATACACCAGAGAAGAAATTTGATCATGGGCGATACACTCCTTTCGCTCTGCAAAAAGAATACGCGGCCACTGACAAAAAGTTCCGCGATCAACGCGTTGCAGTATCCGTGACGACGCGCGGCCGGATCACCTTGAGTGGATTGCCCATGCAGACCATCATCGGCGGAACGTCCTTGAATGTGACACTGCACGAGCCGACCACCGCGCCGCGCCCAACGGTAACTCCGGGGCCAATGAAGCAGTGAGCGGCAATCCAGACTTCGTCTTCGACGGTGATCTGCTTTGCGAAGATATCGAAGGACGGTTTGGTGTAGTCGTGTGAAGCGGCGGCGAGATAAGAGTGCTGCGAGATGACTGTGTCGTTGCCGATGACGATAGGTCCGAGCGTGTAGAGCGTGACGTGATCGCCGATCCAGCAATCCTCGCCGATGGTGAGCTTCCAGGGATAGGTCACCGAGACGCTGGGACGAAACATCACATTCTTACCAATCTTTGCGCCGAAGAGCTTCAGCAGAAAGCGTCTCCAGCCATATAGAACTTGCGGCGAGGTGTGAAAGAGCAGCGATTGCACTAGCCACCAGGTCTGCACGAACCATGCCGGGCGACCGCGGAAGTTGGGCGGCAGGTGGTGTGCGGAGAGGTCCTGCACCGGACCGGTGATTGCGATCCGGTCATTTGGCTCGAATGACCTGGAAGGAGCGGTCATGCCTTTACCTTTGAGGGCTCGGAGGCGGGCTTTGTTTCGGTGTCTAATGGCTTCGTATCGATTGCGCCGATGAGGCTGGAAACGCGTTCGACATGATGGCGAACGCACCATGACTCTAATCCACTCGCTATACGCTCGACTGCACGAGGATCGGCATAGCTGGCTGTTCCCACTTGAACGGCGGTGGCTCCAGCAAGCAGGAACTCGACTGCATCTTCGGGAGTTGTGATGCCGCCCATGCCGATGACGGGAATGTGGACAGCCTTCACTGCTTCCCAGACCATCCGAACGGCGATGGGCTTGATGGCGGGACCTGAGAGTCCTCCGGTGATGTTGGCGATGCGCGGGCGGCGCGTCTCTACGTCAATCGATAGCGAGACGAAGGTGTTGATCAGGGAGATGGCGTCGGCACCTGCATCTTCGGCGCAGCGCGCCATGGCGGATAT
This genomic window contains:
- a CDS encoding ATP synthase F0 subunit B, translating into MTRSLKIRFVTFMAALALLAGAAPRAFSQEQPAHAPNVDSRYEHMDAPETHAQEEQYRHSKSVQFIAKVMHTDTETAAKIFEDLNSAIIWIGVIWLLVKVLPKAFRARSEKIQKELVDAHSATEEAKRRLSAVEARLARLDSEIEAIRKQAEHDSAEDEKRIKASLEEERKRIVESAEQEIEAFGSAAQRELKRFAAELAVDRALQRIHLGADADRILVQEFTADLAGTQTKGGQN
- the atpH gene encoding ATP synthase F1 subunit delta, which codes for MAAIAGPYARAFADVVFEAHLNARDVQKQLDDFVAAWRESADLREVFLDPSFPADQKVSILDKLNTRLGLSAQVRNFIAVLIQHDRLNMLDEVLTEYRREVNQRLGISEVHVTSARLLEADERRGIEQKVAKMTGTQVQATFHEDKSLLGGVVVRVDSTVYDGSVKGRLDRLKAQLAS
- the atpA gene encoding F0F1 ATP synthase subunit alpha, with product MAQIKADEITQLLKEQIQNYDSKIRVDEVGTIIALGDGIARIHGLDKVMYGEMLEFPHDVAGLAMNLEEEQVGAILMGEYTKLSEGDQVKRTGKILSVPVGEAVVGRVVDALGQPIDDKGPIHSSEFLPVERLAPGVVDRQSVREPMMTGLKAVDSMIPIGRGQRELIIGDRQTGKTAIALDTIINNAKNDLICIYCAIGQKRSSVASVVQTLTENGAMDYTVVVAATASEPAPMLYLAPYAATSIGEYFRDKGKHALVIYDDLSKHAVAYREISLLLRRPPGREAYPGDVFYLHSRMLERSSKLSKEKGGGSLTALPIIETQAGDVSAYIPTNVISITDGQIFLETDLFNSGIRPAVNVGLSVSRVGFSAAMKAIKQVGATLKLDLAQYRELAAFSQFGSDLDKVTQNQLNRGQRLTELLKQPQFEPLTAEHQVAILFAGTQGLLDDVKVQDIRAFEDGFHKYLDSTQAALLKDIGEKKSLDDDLRSRLKDAINEYKQNFFAEHQDSQVAAAAKKEPDQAKSSDMKKESGNSKGASAKPSSEQAEPVAARK
- a CDS encoding F0F1 ATP synthase subunit gamma, encoding MANVLDLRRRIRSIKNTRQITKAMKMVAAAKLRRAQERAFASRPYVTMMASVLQSLKRRIEIYDPETGEVRHPLLLTRPEKNVLLLVISGEGGFAGAFNANIIKAATNFIAAHPDEHIDIEAIGRKGRDILRRRYPAAQYLDAQKQTEEDRLSRGERKSGGAIEIMDDHYRNILHKITFDEVRELGREIVTLYSREKIDAVYVVYNEFKSVIQQRVVVERILPIVEIGKQQVAAAEEMTREERERAAQAAASAGISPGSEEASAAAKEAEEEAQRFGTADIDYIYEQDPKDLFNAILPRYIGTLLYHAMIESVAAEFAARMTAMDSATNNASDLIDHYTLLMNRVRQAAITKELIEIVSGAAAL
- the atpD gene encoding F0F1 ATP synthase subunit beta; this encodes MAENIGKVIKIAGPAVDVQFEEAKMPPIYQALRVVSDGFTVPNPINVILEVQQHLGEGRVRCVAMQATEGMVRGMNAIDLGGPITVPVGHETLGRVLNVIGEPVDELGPVNAKVHMPIHRPAPAFDEQSTHEEMFETGVKVIDLIQPFLKGGKIGLFGGAGVGKTVIIQELINNVALKHGGFSVFAGVGERTREGNDLWIEFQEAGVIDLKDFKKSKAALIYGQMTEPPGARLRVALTGLTVAEYFRDHEGADTLLFIDNIFRFTQAGSEVSTLLGRMPSAVGYQPNLSTEMGELQERITSTKKGSVTSVQAVYVPADDLTDPAPATTFAHLDATTVLSRPLSELGIYPAVDPLASTSRILSPRIVGQEHYDVAQGVKRILQRYKDLQDIIAILGIDELSEEDKLTVQRARKIQRFLSQPFHVAEQFTGIPGAYVKIEDTVRSFKEVLDGKHDSIPEQAFYLKGSIEQVLEAAEKMKATA
- the atpC gene encoding ATP synthase F1 subunit epsilon, which encodes MPDQLQVRLVTPERILVDSTADAVELPAPNGYIEVLFGHTPLLSELGAGEVRLHGGHAGEQRYNVNWGFVEVLPERVTILAESALKPEEIDTGRAQEQLERGQKLWSEAGEDAEKYDEANHVIAEAESKLASAASKS
- a CDS encoding Stp1/IreP family PP2C-type Ser/Thr phosphatase; protein product: MPQEQMLMEAAALTDVGRIRSGNEDSYGLCYEAGFFVVCDGMGGAAAGEVASQVTVAAVMEKVCAETVSDPRQALETAIAESNRQVFSRAERESSLHGMGTTLVALLVREGCVWIAHVGDSRCYRLRAGALERMTQDHSLVDEQIRLGQMTPEEAEVSPFRNVITRAIGTREHVTPDIQEVATEHGDLFLLCSDGLTKEVPEPRMAELLCGDISDLQALCQALIQDANDSGGSDNITAILVRIS